The Streptomyces tendae DNA segment CAGCCCCAGCCCGAACCAGAGCCCCGACCCCGAAGCCGCGCCTTCGACGCACTCCTCGCCGAAGGCGCCTCCGTGCCCACCGAGGGGTGGGACTTCTCCTGGTTCGAGGGGCGCGCCACCGAGACCCGGCCCTCCTGGGGGTACGCCACCCTGAAGGCCGGCCGGCTGGGCACCGCGGACGGGCCCGTGCTCGACGTCCAGACCGGGGGAGGGGAGGTCCTCGACTTCGCCCTCGCCCGGGCACGCCGGCGGCCCCCGCTTGTCGTCGCCACCGAGGGCTGGCCGCCCAACGTCCGTAAGGCCGCCGCCCTGCTGCGGCCCCGTGGAGCCACCGTCGTCGCGGCGGCCGAGGACGCGCCGCTGCCCTTCGCCGACGGGGCCTTCGCCCTCGTCGTCAGTCGGCACCCCGTGAAGCCGCACTGGAGCGAGATCGCCCGCGTCCTCAGGCCCGGCGGCACCTACTTCGCCCAGCACGTCGGACCCGACAGCGCCTACGAGGTCGTCGAGTACTTCCTCGGTCCGCAGCCGGGGGAGCGACGGCACGCGCGGCACCCCGACCGTGAGCGGCGGGCGGCCGAGGCGGCCGGGCTGGAGATCGTCGACCTGCGGGCCGAGCGGCTGCGCATGGAGTTCCACGACGTCGCCGCGGTGGTCCACTTCCTGCGCAAGGTGATCTGGATGGTCCCCGGCTTCACCGTCGAGGCGTACCGGCCCCGGCTGCGGGCGCTGCACGAGCGGATCGAGGCCGAAGGGCCCTTCGTCGCCCACAGCACGCGGCACCTCGTCGAGGCCCGCCGGCCCGGCCTCGCCGTCCACACCCCACGCCGGTAGTTTCCGCATCGTTATGGGACGAGCCTGGCCTTCACGGCGGCGGATCACTTAGGTTCGGACCAAGTTGATTCGCGCGAGCAAAGCTGCGCGGCAGGGTCACCGCGCAGTGGAGGGGGCTGCGCGGTGCCCATCGGCCCCTCGGCCGGTCGGCCGGTCAAGCCGCGGCCACTCCCGGGGTCACCCGTCGGG contains these protein-coding regions:
- a CDS encoding class I SAM-dependent methyltransferase; this translates as MTRPQPETRSQPQPEPEPRPRSRAFDALLAEGASVPTEGWDFSWFEGRATETRPSWGYATLKAGRLGTADGPVLDVQTGGGEVLDFALARARRRPPLVVATEGWPPNVRKAAALLRPRGATVVAAAEDAPLPFADGAFALVVSRHPVKPHWSEIARVLRPGGTYFAQHVGPDSAYEVVEYFLGPQPGERRHARHPDRERRAAEAAGLEIVDLRAERLRMEFHDVAAVVHFLRKVIWMVPGFTVEAYRPRLRALHERIEAEGPFVAHSTRHLVEARRPGLAVHTPRR